A portion of the Salminus brasiliensis chromosome 9, fSalBra1.hap2, whole genome shotgun sequence genome contains these proteins:
- the arhgap21b gene encoding rho GTPase-activating protein 21 isoform X4, with amino-acid sequence MMATTRRNLDDEDEANYSSKALLGEDVAEQNISSAALFQLEDEPFSWPGPKTLRLRRTSMGFGFTLRHFIVYPPESAVHSTIKDEDHDHRGRPRNRLEPMDTIFVKQVKEGGPAHGAGLCTGDRIVKVNGESIIGKTYSQVIALIQNSETFLELCVMPKDEDILQLAYSQDAYLKGHDAYSGNARHIPEPPPICYPRVDCKPLGMTEASETTPAPGGPPSDLGYRVEIPVPPSPPPRVQKQQSAICVCNDGVRTVVVTPDIHMGHVGAPVRGEYMGHMGPEALLMRARPGTVSGGRPPYLHARKADVYPPGYHGDPYAIPPTHYSPSSAAAASSSSISPASHQKIDWRTYQTYREYIDNKGLHAYSRTIQERLDSLRAASQSSHGAAHFAAVPAWGNKIRRRSTSHDRSYQGPPVLPPRSASQDRMRGAERAARARDWPPRSVSSDGLLRQPRIVSSDYVEHGDVVPGMPWPAEWRGYGRADQGGRPSRQALPQRAVLYSHPAGYGNSVRGRSAPHQLNSRTDIPPPVASSERLSRVSKNQAKEPPQSKDQRAASAASNHVPIPAPLCQQSRARAETMQSPETGTETSVGQRSASCSAVPSAQRERPHPRDVRGLPVNGRSPIEGVVLREKPPAGKNASQPLRHPSYILAVNETDGAEPAGGVVCWLPNDARREMHMRRLGEQQDSFCSSNLDESLDSIPFIDEPASPSVDHDGSHIPASAVISTVPAGATDTSSPKTPSPHMRRQLSHDQESLRNAILEQSGAKTERSKSYDEGLDNYREEGRGRSSKPSLSVFRKALDGHKSSDDSSSRRDSSSDIFSDSSKEGWLHFRQLNTEKSKRVGGGMRPWKQMYSVLRGHSLYLYKDKKEGLAHANSQLEDDPQPVSIKACLIDISYSDTKRKNVLRLTTSDCEYLFQAEGRDDMLSWIRVIQENSNLDEENATVTSTDLINRKIKEYISMSAPPSKTEPSPKAARQSLSIRHTLLGVTGNKGQSPHSPRNEQERSSKDDSSPPRDKAAWKRGIPGLKKKPHEKKPAAGVTFGVRLDSCPPAQNYRFVPLIVEVCCKLVEERGLEYTGIYRVPGNNAAISSMQEELDTKGMTDIDIEDDKWRDLNVISSLLKSFFRKLPEPLFTNEKYSDFIEANRTVDGVERLKALKRLIHELPDHHYETLKFLSGHLKTVSEHCEKNKMEPRNLAIVFGPTLVRTSEDNMTHMVTHMPDQYKIVETLIQQYDWFFSEDGDVEPIAPVEQESTVQSQPVPNIDHLLLNIGRTAQSPGDVSADRKEF; translated from the exons GACGTGGCGGAGCAGAACATATCTTCAGCTGCGCTGTTCCAGCTGGAGGATGAGCCTTTCTCCTGGCCTGGGCCGAAAACGCTGCGTCTGCGCAGGACCTCCATGGGGTTCGGTTTCACCCTGCGCCACTTCATCGTCTACCCTCCAGAGTCTGCAGTACATTCAACTATTAAG GATGAAGACCATGATCACAGAG GGCGACCGCGAAACAGGCTGGAGCCCATGGACACGATCTTTgtgaagcaggtgaaggaggGAGGTCCTGCCCATGGAGCTGGACTCTGCACAG GTGACCGTATAGTGAAGGTGAACGGGGAGAGCATCATTGGGAAGACCTATTCCCAGGTCATAGCTCTGATCCAGAACAG TGAAACCTTTCTGGAGCTGTGTGTGATGCCAAAAGACGAGGATATCCTTCAGCTG GCCTATTCCCAGGATGCCTACCTAAAAGGTCATGACGCCTACAGTGGTAACGCTCGTCACATTCCAGAGCCACCTCCCATATGTTACCCACGAGTAGACTGTAAACCCCTTGGGATGACGGAGGCCTCAGAGACCACGCCTGCCCCAGGCGGGCCTCCTTCTGATCTGGGATACAGAGTGGAAATACCCGTGCCCCCGTCCCCTCCGCCACGGGTCCAAAAGCAGCAGTCGGCCATCTGCGTGTGCAACGATGGTGTGCGGACAGTGGTGGTGACGCCCGACATCCACATGGGTCACGTAGGTGCCCCTGTGAGGGGAGAGTACATGGGTCACATGGGTCCGGAAGCATTGCTGATGAGGGCCAGACCTGGGACCGTGTCGGGAGGCCGTCCGCCGTACCTTCATGCTCGCAAAGCTGACGTTTACCCTCCGGGTTACCATGGAGATCCTTACGCCATTCCGCCTACTCACTACTCTCCCTCTTCCGCCGCCGCCgcctcttcctcctccatctCTCCGGCCTCCCACCAGAAAATTGACTGGCGGACTTATCAGACTTACAGAGAGTATATCGACAACAAAGGCCTTCACGCTTACAGCCGGACTATTCAGGAGCGGCTGGACAGCCTTCGAGCGGCTTCCCAAAGCTCGCACGGCGCCGCTCATTTCGCAGCAGTGCCCGCATGGGGCAACAAGATCAGACGCCGGAGCACATCTCACGACCGGTCCTACCAGGGTCCCCCTGTGCTTCCACCCCGCAGTGCCTCCCAGGACAGGATGAGAGGGGCTGAAAGAGCGGCCCGGGCAAGAGACTGGCCTCCCCGTAGCGTATCCTCAGACGGGCTCCTCCGTCAACCTCGTATCGTTTCCTCGGACTACGTCGAACACGGCGACGTTGTTCCCGGCATGCCCTGGCCTGCAGAATGGAGGGGCTACGGCAGAGCAGATCAGGGGGGTCGTCCCAGCCGGCAGGCTCTTCCCCAGAGAGCCGTGCTCTATTCGCACCCAGCAGGGTATGGGAACAGTGTCCGAGGTAGATCTGCTCCTCATCAGCTGAACTCTAGGACAGACATTCCTCCCCCCGTCGCTTCCTCCGAGAGACTGTCACGCGTTAGCAAAAACCAGGCCAAAGAGCCCCCACAGTCCAAAGACCAAAGAGCCGCCTCTGCGGCCAGCAATCACGTTCCCATCCCCGCACCCCTGTGCCAGCAGTCCAGGGCTCGAGCGGAGACGATGCAGAGCCCGGAAACGGGCACGGAAACCTCAGTGGGTCAGCGGTCAGCATCTTGCTCTGCCGTGCCCTctgcccagagagagagaccacaccCACGCGACGTCAGGGGTCTACCTGTGAACGGGCGCAGCCCGATAGAAGGCGTGGTGCTGCGTGAGAAGCCACCCGCCGGGAAGAACGCATCCCAGCCACTGCGCCACCCGTCCTACATCCTGGCCGTCAACGAAACGGACGGGGCGGAGCCAGCAGGGGGAGTCGTGTGCTGGCTGCCCAACGATGCGCGCCGAGAAATGCACATGAGACGACTGGGCGAGCAGCAGGATTCCTTCTGCTCCAGCAACCTGGACGAATCTCTCGACTCCATCCCCTTCATTG ACGAGCCTGCCAGCCCCAGCGTTGATCATGACGGCAGCCACATTCCTGCTTCGGCTGTGATCTCAACAGTCCCGGCTGGAGCTACGGACACGTCGAGTCCAAAGACTCCGAGTCCACACATGCGCCGGCAGCTTTCCCATGACCAAG AATCACTCAGAAACGCCATCCTGGAACAAAGTGGTGCCAAAACCGAGCGCTCCAAATCTTACGACGAGGGTTTAGACAATTACAGGGAGGAGGGGCGAGG ACGTTCCAGTAAGCCAAGCCTGAGTGTCTTCAGGAAG gcCTTGGATGGTCATAAATCCTCTGATGACTCCAGCTCGAGAAGAGACTCCTCATCAGACATCTTCAGCGATTCCTCCAAGGAGGGCTGGCTGCACTTCAGACAGCTCAACACGGAAAAGAGCAAA CGCGTGGGTGGAGGCATGCGCCCCTGGAAACAGATGTACTCTGTGCTGCGTGGCCACTCCCTTTACCTGTATAAGGATAAGAAGGAGGGTCTGGCTCACGCCAACTCACAGCTTGAGGATGATCCCCAGCCGGTCAGCATCAAGGCCTGCTTGATCGACATCTCGTACAGCGACACCAAGCGAAAGAACGTCCTGCGCCTGACCACGTCGGACTGCGAGTACCTGTTCCAGGCGGAGGGCCGGGACGACATGCTGTCCTGGATCCGAGTCATTCAGGAGAACAGCAACCTGGACGAAGAG AATGCGACTGTGACGAGCACGGACTTGATCAACAGGAAGATCAAAGAATACATCTCCATGAG TGCTccccccagcaagacggagcctTCCCCCAAAGCTGCACGACAGTCTCTGAGCATCAGGCACACACTGCTGGGGGTCACGGGCAACAAAGGCCAGAGTCCACACTCCCCTAGGAATGAGCAGGAAAGAAGCAGCAAAG ATGACTCCAGTCCACCACGGGACAAGGCTGCATGGAAGAGAGGCATACCAGGGCTAAAGAAGAAGCCTCATGAGAAGAAGCCTGCAGCAGGGGTCACTTTTGGAGTGCGGCTGGACAGCTGTCCTCCAGCGCAAAACTACAGA tTTGTGCCTTTGATCGTGGAGGTGTGTTGCAAGCTAGTAGAAGAGCGAGGGCTGGAGTACACTGGCATCTACCGAGTGCCGGGAAACAATGCTGCCATCTCCAGCATGCAGGAGGAACTGGACACCAAGGGCATGACCGACATCGACATAGAAGATGAT AAATGGCGAGATCTTAACGTGATCAGCAGCTTGCTCAAGTCGTTCTTCAGAAAGCTTCCAGAGCCGCTGTTTACCAACG AAAAGTATTCAGACTTCATTGAAGCCAATCGAACAGTAGACGGCGTCGAGCGGCTAAAGGCACTGAAACGACTG ATCCACGAGCTGCCTGACCATCACTACGAAACCTTGAAGTTCCTCTCTGGACATCTCAAAACCGTCTCCGAACACTGTGAGAAGAATAAG ATGGAGCCACGTAACCTGGCTATAGTATTCGGACCAACGCTGGTCAGGACCTCTGAAGACAACATGACCCACATGGTCACGCACATGCCTGATCAGTACAAGATTGTGGAGACTCTCATTCAGCAA TATGACTGGTTCTTCTCAGAAGATGGAGATGTGGAGCCCATA GCCCCTGTGGAGCAGGAGAGCACAGTCCAGTCTCAGCCTGTTCCCAACATCGACCACCTGCTGTTAAACATCGGCCGCACGGCTCAGTCCCCTGGCGACGTCTCAG CTGACCGCAAGGAGTTCTAG
- the arhgap21b gene encoding rho GTPase-activating protein 21-A isoform X1: MMATTRRNLDDEDEANYSSKALLGEDVAEQNISSAALFQLEDEPFSWPGPKTLRLRRTSMGFGFTLRHFIVYPPESAVHSTIKDEDHDHRGRPRNRLEPMDTIFVKQVKEGGPAHGAGLCTGDRIVKVNGESIIGKTYSQVIALIQNSETFLELCVMPKDEDILQLAYSQDAYLKGHDAYSGNARHIPEPPPICYPRVDCKPLGMTEASETTPAPGGPPSDLGYRVEIPVPPSPPPRVQKQQSAICVCNDGVRTVVVTPDIHMGHVGAPVRGEYMGHMGPEALLMRARPGTVSGGRPPYLHARKADVYPPGYHGDPYAIPPTHYSPSSAAAASSSSISPASHQKIDWRTYQTYREYIDNKGLHAYSRTIQERLDSLRAASQSSHGAAHFAAVPAWGNKIRRRSTSHDRSYQGPPVLPPRSASQDRMRGAERAARARDWPPRSVSSDGLLRQPRIVSSDYVEHGDVVPGMPWPAEWRGYGRADQGGRPSRQALPQRAVLYSHPAGYGNSVRGRSAPHQLNSRTDIPPPVASSERLSRVSKNQAKEPPQSKDQRAASAASNHVPIPAPLCQQSRARAETMQSPETGTETSVGQRSASCSAVPSAQRERPHPRDVRGLPVNGRSPIEGVVLREKPPAGKNASQPLRHPSYILAVNETDGAEPAGGVVCWLPNDARREMHMRRLGEQQDSFCSSNLDESLDSIPFIDEPASPSVDHDGSHIPASAVISTVPAGATDTSSPKTPSPHMRRQLSHDQESLRNAILEQSGAKTERSKSYDEGLDNYREEGRGRSSKPSLSVFRKALDGHKSSDDSSSRRDSSSDIFSDSSKEGWLHFRQLNTEKSKRVGGGMRPWKQMYSVLRGHSLYLYKDKKEGLAHANSQLEDDPQPVSIKACLIDISYSDTKRKNVLRLTTSDCEYLFQAEGRDDMLSWIRVIQENSNLDEENATVTSTDLINRKIKEYISMSAPPSKTEPSPKAARQSLSIRHTLLGVTGNKGQSPHSPRNEQERSSKDDSSPPRDKAAWKRGIPGLKKKPHEKKPAAGVTFGVRLDSCPPAQNYRFVPLIVEVCCKLVEERGLEYTGIYRVPGNNAAISSMQEELDTKGMTDIDIEDDKWRDLNVISSLLKSFFRKLPEPLFTNEKYSDFIEANRTVDGVERLKALKRLIHELPDHHYETLKFLSGHLKTVSEHCEKNKMEPRNLAIVFGPTLVRTSEDNMTHMVTHMPDQYKIVETLIQQYDWFFSEDGDVEPIAPVEQESTVQSQPVPNIDHLLLNIGRTAQSPGDVSDSTTSDSAKSKQGSWGSGKDQYSKELLRSSIFASRKRKKPKDKAHLSSSDDDLDAVFSKKELQEESDPNWPTDDQTEEAESEVGVGDQLERPEDLEHGKGQSTVAVSSNQQLPSVLLPLQDTQSIQKPNDFPSLNYRTQMARQNSLSDPPSNYDEGCISDLGTLNSTSSQASGPRTRKGRIPGSWAENTGAAEVCSITSDYSTTSSMTYLTGVESSALSPEVRSVAESRGDDADDERSELISEGRHMETDSESDLSVFAAGRDCIPAEEIYLAEGRATPMQDPPSLIASHRIIACDTLSRKRGSRQKTDSESSTDGGRSEIESGRMSRMLEPVKSKPSGSPILSRSESERERLEPVWRLRITDRLKCRLRSSADDMFGVGSQRTRSPETRSKRKTNIRRRHTMGGQRDFAELSVIGGWQGNDAAELSAMDRLKPKCSSQDFSITDWIVRERHRASNPEVSLDTLDLHSARTLDSFCAGPSRSSSNPLQMLNGDAATSQSKSLDAHPHKLSGTQVVRSRFYQYL, from the exons GACGTGGCGGAGCAGAACATATCTTCAGCTGCGCTGTTCCAGCTGGAGGATGAGCCTTTCTCCTGGCCTGGGCCGAAAACGCTGCGTCTGCGCAGGACCTCCATGGGGTTCGGTTTCACCCTGCGCCACTTCATCGTCTACCCTCCAGAGTCTGCAGTACATTCAACTATTAAG GATGAAGACCATGATCACAGAG GGCGACCGCGAAACAGGCTGGAGCCCATGGACACGATCTTTgtgaagcaggtgaaggaggGAGGTCCTGCCCATGGAGCTGGACTCTGCACAG GTGACCGTATAGTGAAGGTGAACGGGGAGAGCATCATTGGGAAGACCTATTCCCAGGTCATAGCTCTGATCCAGAACAG TGAAACCTTTCTGGAGCTGTGTGTGATGCCAAAAGACGAGGATATCCTTCAGCTG GCCTATTCCCAGGATGCCTACCTAAAAGGTCATGACGCCTACAGTGGTAACGCTCGTCACATTCCAGAGCCACCTCCCATATGTTACCCACGAGTAGACTGTAAACCCCTTGGGATGACGGAGGCCTCAGAGACCACGCCTGCCCCAGGCGGGCCTCCTTCTGATCTGGGATACAGAGTGGAAATACCCGTGCCCCCGTCCCCTCCGCCACGGGTCCAAAAGCAGCAGTCGGCCATCTGCGTGTGCAACGATGGTGTGCGGACAGTGGTGGTGACGCCCGACATCCACATGGGTCACGTAGGTGCCCCTGTGAGGGGAGAGTACATGGGTCACATGGGTCCGGAAGCATTGCTGATGAGGGCCAGACCTGGGACCGTGTCGGGAGGCCGTCCGCCGTACCTTCATGCTCGCAAAGCTGACGTTTACCCTCCGGGTTACCATGGAGATCCTTACGCCATTCCGCCTACTCACTACTCTCCCTCTTCCGCCGCCGCCgcctcttcctcctccatctCTCCGGCCTCCCACCAGAAAATTGACTGGCGGACTTATCAGACTTACAGAGAGTATATCGACAACAAAGGCCTTCACGCTTACAGCCGGACTATTCAGGAGCGGCTGGACAGCCTTCGAGCGGCTTCCCAAAGCTCGCACGGCGCCGCTCATTTCGCAGCAGTGCCCGCATGGGGCAACAAGATCAGACGCCGGAGCACATCTCACGACCGGTCCTACCAGGGTCCCCCTGTGCTTCCACCCCGCAGTGCCTCCCAGGACAGGATGAGAGGGGCTGAAAGAGCGGCCCGGGCAAGAGACTGGCCTCCCCGTAGCGTATCCTCAGACGGGCTCCTCCGTCAACCTCGTATCGTTTCCTCGGACTACGTCGAACACGGCGACGTTGTTCCCGGCATGCCCTGGCCTGCAGAATGGAGGGGCTACGGCAGAGCAGATCAGGGGGGTCGTCCCAGCCGGCAGGCTCTTCCCCAGAGAGCCGTGCTCTATTCGCACCCAGCAGGGTATGGGAACAGTGTCCGAGGTAGATCTGCTCCTCATCAGCTGAACTCTAGGACAGACATTCCTCCCCCCGTCGCTTCCTCCGAGAGACTGTCACGCGTTAGCAAAAACCAGGCCAAAGAGCCCCCACAGTCCAAAGACCAAAGAGCCGCCTCTGCGGCCAGCAATCACGTTCCCATCCCCGCACCCCTGTGCCAGCAGTCCAGGGCTCGAGCGGAGACGATGCAGAGCCCGGAAACGGGCACGGAAACCTCAGTGGGTCAGCGGTCAGCATCTTGCTCTGCCGTGCCCTctgcccagagagagagaccacaccCACGCGACGTCAGGGGTCTACCTGTGAACGGGCGCAGCCCGATAGAAGGCGTGGTGCTGCGTGAGAAGCCACCCGCCGGGAAGAACGCATCCCAGCCACTGCGCCACCCGTCCTACATCCTGGCCGTCAACGAAACGGACGGGGCGGAGCCAGCAGGGGGAGTCGTGTGCTGGCTGCCCAACGATGCGCGCCGAGAAATGCACATGAGACGACTGGGCGAGCAGCAGGATTCCTTCTGCTCCAGCAACCTGGACGAATCTCTCGACTCCATCCCCTTCATTG ACGAGCCTGCCAGCCCCAGCGTTGATCATGACGGCAGCCACATTCCTGCTTCGGCTGTGATCTCAACAGTCCCGGCTGGAGCTACGGACACGTCGAGTCCAAAGACTCCGAGTCCACACATGCGCCGGCAGCTTTCCCATGACCAAG AATCACTCAGAAACGCCATCCTGGAACAAAGTGGTGCCAAAACCGAGCGCTCCAAATCTTACGACGAGGGTTTAGACAATTACAGGGAGGAGGGGCGAGG ACGTTCCAGTAAGCCAAGCCTGAGTGTCTTCAGGAAG gcCTTGGATGGTCATAAATCCTCTGATGACTCCAGCTCGAGAAGAGACTCCTCATCAGACATCTTCAGCGATTCCTCCAAGGAGGGCTGGCTGCACTTCAGACAGCTCAACACGGAAAAGAGCAAA CGCGTGGGTGGAGGCATGCGCCCCTGGAAACAGATGTACTCTGTGCTGCGTGGCCACTCCCTTTACCTGTATAAGGATAAGAAGGAGGGTCTGGCTCACGCCAACTCACAGCTTGAGGATGATCCCCAGCCGGTCAGCATCAAGGCCTGCTTGATCGACATCTCGTACAGCGACACCAAGCGAAAGAACGTCCTGCGCCTGACCACGTCGGACTGCGAGTACCTGTTCCAGGCGGAGGGCCGGGACGACATGCTGTCCTGGATCCGAGTCATTCAGGAGAACAGCAACCTGGACGAAGAG AATGCGACTGTGACGAGCACGGACTTGATCAACAGGAAGATCAAAGAATACATCTCCATGAG TGCTccccccagcaagacggagcctTCCCCCAAAGCTGCACGACAGTCTCTGAGCATCAGGCACACACTGCTGGGGGTCACGGGCAACAAAGGCCAGAGTCCACACTCCCCTAGGAATGAGCAGGAAAGAAGCAGCAAAG ATGACTCCAGTCCACCACGGGACAAGGCTGCATGGAAGAGAGGCATACCAGGGCTAAAGAAGAAGCCTCATGAGAAGAAGCCTGCAGCAGGGGTCACTTTTGGAGTGCGGCTGGACAGCTGTCCTCCAGCGCAAAACTACAGA tTTGTGCCTTTGATCGTGGAGGTGTGTTGCAAGCTAGTAGAAGAGCGAGGGCTGGAGTACACTGGCATCTACCGAGTGCCGGGAAACAATGCTGCCATCTCCAGCATGCAGGAGGAACTGGACACCAAGGGCATGACCGACATCGACATAGAAGATGAT AAATGGCGAGATCTTAACGTGATCAGCAGCTTGCTCAAGTCGTTCTTCAGAAAGCTTCCAGAGCCGCTGTTTACCAACG AAAAGTATTCAGACTTCATTGAAGCCAATCGAACAGTAGACGGCGTCGAGCGGCTAAAGGCACTGAAACGACTG ATCCACGAGCTGCCTGACCATCACTACGAAACCTTGAAGTTCCTCTCTGGACATCTCAAAACCGTCTCCGAACACTGTGAGAAGAATAAG ATGGAGCCACGTAACCTGGCTATAGTATTCGGACCAACGCTGGTCAGGACCTCTGAAGACAACATGACCCACATGGTCACGCACATGCCTGATCAGTACAAGATTGTGGAGACTCTCATTCAGCAA TATGACTGGTTCTTCTCAGAAGATGGAGATGTGGAGCCCATA GCCCCTGTGGAGCAGGAGAGCACAGTCCAGTCTCAGCCTGTTCCCAACATCGACCACCTGCTGTTAAACATCGGCCGCACGGCTCAGTCCCCTGGCGACGTCTCAG ATTCAACCACCAGTGACTCTGCCAAATCAAAG CAGGGCTCCTGGGGGTCTGGTAAGGACCAGTATAGCAAAGAGCTGCTGCGCTCCTCCATCTTTGCCAGCCGCAAGCGCAAAAAACCCAAGGACAAAGCTCATCTGAGCAGCTCTGATGACGACCTAGATGCTGTGTTCTCCAAGAAGGAGCTCCAGGAGGAGAGTGACCCAAACTGGCCCACTGACGACCAAACAGAGGAAGCTGAGAGCGAGGTCGGGGTCGGTGACCAACTTGAAAGACCTGAAGATCTAGAACATGGCAAAGGACAGAGCACTGTAGCAGTTTCCAGCAACCAGCAGCTTCCATCAGTGCTTCTACCCCTGCAGGACACACAGTCCATCCAGAAGCCCAATGATTTCCCCAGTCTAAACTACCGCACTCAGATGGCTCGTCAGAACTCCCTCTCTGATCCCCCGTCCAACTATGACGAAGGGTGCATCTCAGACTTGGGAACGCTAAACAGCACCAGTTCCCAGGCCTCAGGTCCCAGGACCAGGAAGGGCAGGATCCCGGGCAGCTGGGCGGAGAACACTGGAGCGGCGGAGGTTTGCTCCATCACCTCGGATTACTCCACTACTTCCTCAATGACGTACCTGACTGGAGTGGAGTCCAGTGCCTTGAGCCCGGAGGTTCGCTCGGTGGCCGAGAGCCGAGGGGACGATGCGGATGACGAGAGGAGCGAACTGATTAGCGAAGGAAGGCACATGGAGACGGACAGCGAGAGCGACCTTTCGGTGTTCGCAGCCGGCAGAGATTGCATTCCGGCCGAGGAGATCTACCTAGCAGAAGGCAGAGCCACACCTATGCAAGATCCACCGAGCCTCATAGCATCCCATCGCATCATAGCATGCGATACCCTTTCTCGTAAGAGAGGGAGCCGTCAGAAAACGGACAGCGAGTCTTCGACCGACGGGGGCCGCAGCGAGATCGAGTCTGGCAGGATGTCCAGGATGCTGGAGCCAGTCAAAAGCAAGCCGAGCGGCAGCCCGATTCTGTCTCGTAGCGAGTCCGAAAGAGAGCGCTTGGAACCGGTTTGGCGCCTCAGGATCACGGACAGGCTCAAGTGCCGGCTGCGGTCGTCTGCGGACGACATGTTTGGGGTGGGATCCCAGCGCACCAGGTCACCCGAGACCCGCAGCAAGAGGAAGACCAACATCCGGCGGCGG